One part of the Aspergillus luchuensis IFO 4308 DNA, chromosome 5, nearly complete sequence genome encodes these proteins:
- the HNT1 gene encoding HIT family protein (BUSCO:EOG092658WY;~COG:T;~EggNog:ENOG410PQ3X;~InterPro:IPR011146,IPR001310,IPR019808,IPR039384, IPR036265;~PFAM:PF04677,PF11969,PF01230;~go_function: GO:0003824 - catalytic activity [Evidence IEA]) produces the protein MSSAACIFCKIIKGDIPSFKLFESDKVFAFLDIQPLSRGHALVIPKYHGAKLTDIPDEDLQEILPVAKKIAKVTGAEDFNILQNNGRIAHQVVDHVHFHMIPKPNEKEGLGVGWPAQETDMDKLKALFEELKAKM, from the exons ATGTCTTCCGCTgcctgcatcttctgcaaGATCATCAAGG GTGATATCCCTTCTTTCAAGCTCTTCGAGAGCGACAAGGTCTTTGCCTTCCTCGATATCCAGCCTCTTAGCCGTGGACACGCT CTCGTGATCCCCAAATACCACGGTGCCAAGCTCACCGACATCCCCGACGAAGATCTTCAGGAAATCCTG CCCGTCGCAAAGAAGATCGCCAAGGTCACCGGCGCCGAGGACTTCAATATCCTCCAGAACAATGGTCGCATAGCGCACCAGGTTGTTGATCAT GTTCACTTCCACATG ATCCCCAAGCCTAACGAGAAGGAAGGTCTCGGTGTCGGCTGGCCCGCTCAGGAAACCGATATGGATAAGCTGAAGGCTCTGTTCGAGGAGCTCAAGGCTAAGATGTAA
- a CDS encoding M20 family metallo-hydrolase (COG:E;~EggNog:ENOG410PG7Y;~InterPro:IPR002933,IPR010158,IPR011650,IPR036264;~MEROPS:MER0026469;~PFAM:PF01546,PF07687;~go_function: GO:0016787 - hydrolase activity [Evidence IEA];~go_function: GO:0016813 - hydrolase activity, acting on carbon-nitrogen (but not peptide) bonds, in linear amidines [Evidence IEA]) — MQRLALSQEDKQVRDWFIETTKALKCEVTVDEMGNIFAVRPGRRTDVPPTFIGSHLDTQPTGGRYDGILGVLSGIETLKVIDEMGLETEGGIGVVNWTNEEGARFPISMVSSGVWAECIPLERAHGLKEVPTVASLPTASSAPESMKSALEKINYLGSVPCSYKQTPMAAHFELHIEQGPHLISAGQHVGVVTAVQAYRWFHLTIFGRDTHTGTTAFEHRADALYAFARMMVRAREVASSHGCLASVGIVEAKPGSVNTVPGTVSFTLDIRGPESELVQVVEDQLRKEFDSIAAEEGKGIGKPCRVEWTLDFDSPAVKFHPDCIECVQQSAEAVVSDVNAAEPKSLMRTIMSGAGHDSVFTSKRVPTSMIFVPCKDGLSHHPEEFCSADDCATGASVILQAVIRYDRKRFSK; from the exons ATGCAGCGACTCGCGCTGTCGCAGGAGGACAAGCAAGTACGGGACTGGTTCATTGAGACAACAAAGGCATTGAAATGCGAGGTCACGGTGGATGAAATGGGTAACATCTTCGCTGTTCGCCCTGGACGACGGACTGACGTCCCACCCACTTTCATTGGCAGCCATCTGGATACGCAGCCGACAGGTGGCCGGTATGATGGAATTCTGGGTGTGCTCTCCGGTATTGAAACGCTGAAAGTAATTGACGAAATGGGATTGGAGACGGAAGGTGGAATTGGAGTTGTCAACTGGACAAA CGAAGAGGGTGCCCGGTTCCCCATTAGCATGGTGTCTTCTGGCGTTTGGGCAGAATGCATCCCCCTCGAACGAGCACATGGGCTTAAAGAAGTCCCAACAGTCGCGTCTCTCCCGACCGCATCTTCTGCCCCAGAGTCTATGAAGTCTGCgttggagaagatcaacTATCTCGGAAGTGTCCCGTGCTCATACAAGCAAACACCCATGGCGGCCCACTTCGAGCTACACATCGAGCAAGGCCCCCATCTTATTTCTGCAGGCCAGCACGTTGGTGTCGTTACCGCCGTTCAGGCATACCGTTGGTTCCACCTCACGATCTTTGGCAGAGATACCCACACGGGTACTACCGCGTTCGAACACCGTGCAGATGCCCTATATGCCTTTGCTCGTATGATGGTACGTGCTCGTGAGGTTGCCTCCTCCCACGGCTGTCTGGCTAGCGTTGGAATTGTAGAGGCAAAGCCCGGCAGTGTGAACACAGTTCCCGGCACTGTCAGCTTCACTCTCGACATTCGCGGCCCAGAAAGCGAACTGGTCCAGGTTGTAGAAGACCAATTGAGAAAGGAGTTCGATTCGATCGCCGCAGAAGAGGGTAAGGGTATTGGCAAGCCTTGCCGCGTAGAGTGGACCCTTGACTTCGATTCGCCCGCTGTCAAGTTCCACCCTGACTGCATCGAGTGCGTGCAGCAATCCGCGGAGGCTGTCGTTTCGGACGTTAATGCTGCGGAGCCTAAGTCCCTCATGCGGACAATCATGAGCGGGGCGGGCCACGATAGTGTCTTCACCTCCAAGAGAGTGCCGACCAGCATGATCTTCGTTCCCTGCAAAGATGGGCTGAGCCATCACCCGGAGGAGTTCTGCTCCGCAGATGACTGCGCAACAGGTGCATCAGTCATCTTGCAAGCAGTGATCCGTTATGATCGAAAGAGGTTCTCGAAATGA
- a CDS encoding CRAL-TRIO domain-containing protein (COG:I;~EggNog:ENOG410PG8S;~InterPro:IPR011074,IPR036865,IPR036273,IPR001251;~PFAM:PF00650,PF03765,PF13716;~TransMembrane:1 (i70-88o)) codes for MHACSLLRRRLPPSSANSIKFASGRLLHSGPAQIFPPRCSNQSLLIWSRSFRRPFSTSPLSQPYKPREAASFWSVTFTLLLIGAGAWLQDKYRKSGGDIPTISDSLEPLQESQVPFLGVIETLKTMPMDLPPGTVGNLTPEQEAKLQELWILLLKVCGVNLDAIEQIPQQNGDSAAASQPQDKKKQPKRSRFGLFGRSNTDEEEDSASDKGTNGIASSLASISIADGDDKYGQSKEFQQALVDMKPEEIRVTLWNMVKHDNPDSLLLRFLRARKWDVKKALVMLISTLRWRLLDVKLDEDIMQNGEQSALKKSQSSDPAEKKAGEDFLLQMRMGKSFLHGVDKLGRPICVVRVRLHKAADQETEALDRFTVYTIETARMMLAPPVETACVVFDMTDFSLANMDYHPVKYMIKCFEANYPECLGVVLIHKAPWIFSGIWNIIKGWLDPVVASKIQFTKNVQDLEKFIPKDRIMKELEGDENWAYKYVEPQPDENKLQEDTTKRDEMVAERQQLAQELQGATIEWISSTMKKDESAVKAAVDKRKDLIERLRVQYWQLDPYVRATSLYDRLDVIQGEGKIEFYPTKSKVEGNALNDEKAE; via the exons ATGCATGCTTGTTCCCTCCTGCGCCGCCGTCTACCTCCATCCTCGGCCAATTCCATCAAATTCGCGTCGGGCAGACTCCTGCATTCAGGACCTGCACAGATCTTCCCACCGCGGTGCTCTAATCAAAGTCTTCTGATTTGGTCTCGATCCTTCAGACGACCCTTCTCCACTTCGCCGTTGTCTCAACCTTACAAACCGAGGGAAGCTGCGTCGTTCTGGTCAGTCACATTCACCCTACTTCTTATCGGAGCAGGAGCCTGGCTGCAGGATAAATACCGCAAGTCGGGAGGTGATATTCCTACGATCTCCGACTCACTCGAACCTTTACAAGAATCGCAAGTACCCTTTCTCGGCGTCATCGAAACCCTAAAGACAATGCCTATGGATCTACCACCCGGGACTGTGGGGAATCTCACACCAGAGCAGGAAGCCAAGCTGCAAGAGCTTTGGATTCTGCTGCTAAAGGTCTGTGGAGTCAATTTGGATGCTATTGAACAGATTCCGCAGCAGAACGGcgactctgctgctgcaagccAACCCCAAGATAAGAAGAAACAGCCCAAGCGGAGTAGGTTCGGTCTTTTCGGACGGAGCAAcacggatgaggaggaagatagCGCTAGCGACAAGGGGACCAACGGGATCGCTTCGAGTCTCGCTTCTATCAGCATCGCCGATGGAGATGACAAGTATGGCCAATCGAAGGAGTTCCAGCAGGCGCTTGTGGATATGAAGCCTGAGGAGATCCGGGTGACTCTTTGGAATATGGTCAAGCATGACAATCCCGATTCTCTGCTCTTGCGCTTCCTGCGCGCGCGAAAGTGGGACGTCAAGAAGGCTCTGGTCATGTTGATCTCTACGCTTCGCTGGAGACTGCTGGATGTGAAGTTGGACGAGGACATCATGCAGAATGGCGAGCAAAGTGCTCTGAAGAAATCCCAGAGCTCAGATcctgccgagaagaaggctggtgAAGACTTCCTGTTGCAGATGCGCATGGGCAAGAGTTTCCTCCATGGCGTGGACAAGCTTGGCCGGCCGATCTGCGTCGTCAGAGTGCGCTTGCACAAGGCCGCCGACCAGGAGACAGAAGCTTTGGACCGGTTCACTGTGTACACAATTGAGACCGCTCGGATGATGCTTGCACCTCCAGTCGAAACAGCT TGTGTTGTCTTCGACATGACCGACTTCTCCCTAGCAAACATG GACTATCATCCGGTGAAGTATATGATCAAGTGCTTCGAAGCCAACTACCCGGAGTGTCTGGGAGTTGTTCTGATCCACAAGGCTCCTTGGATCTTCTCAG GTATCTGGAACATCATTAAGGGCTGGCTCGACCCTGTGGTCGCCTCTAAGATCCAGTTCACCAAGAATGTCCAGGACTTGGAGAAGTTCATTCCCAAAGATCGCATTATGAAAGAACTTGAAGGTGACGAGAACTGGGCCTACAAGTATGTCGAGCCTCAACCCGACGAGAACAAGCTTCAGGAGGACACAACCAAGCGGGACGAAATGGTGGCCGAGAGACAGCAGCTGGCGCAGGAGCTTCAAGGCGCCACCATCGAGTGGATTTCTtcgacgatgaagaaggatgagagcGCCGTCAAGGCGGCGGTGGACAAGAGAAAGGACCTGATCGAGCGCTTAAGGGTCCAATACTGGCAGCTTGACCCATACGTTCGGGCCACCTCCTTGTACGATAGACTAGATGTCATCCAAGGTGAGGGTAAGATCGAGTTCTATCCCACGAAGAGCAAGGTCGAGGGAAACGCACTTAACGACGAGAAGGCCGAGTAA
- the RPS29 gene encoding 40S ribosomal uS14 domain-containing protein (COG:J;~EggNog:ENOG410PRVZ;~InterPro:IPR001209,IPR043140,IPR023676,IPR039744, IPR018271;~PFAM:PF00253;~go_component: GO:0005840 - ribosome [Evidence IEA];~go_component: GO:0015935 - small ribosomal subunit [Evidence IEA];~go_function: GO:0003723 - RNA binding [Evidence IEA];~go_function: GO:0003735 - structural constituent of ribosome [Evidence IEA];~go_function: GO:0008270 - zinc ion binding [Evidence IEA];~go_process: GO:0006412 - translation [Evidence IEA]): MTHESVWYSRPRKFGKGSRSCRVCSHRAGLIRKYGMNICRQCFREKSSDIGFHKVGFSPSPTCIFPAPVPQITHYIRNGNWHGEERYRKRRKRRGFATNEELKHRNGMKRNATTTTTAKNYNLRHTQNQTKKRILTNIPFHLKQYR, from the exons ATGACTCACGAGTCCGTTTGGTACAGCCGGCCCCGCAA GTTCGGCAAGGGTTCCCGTTCTTG CCGTGTCTGCTCCCACCGCGCCGGTCTGATCCGCAAGTACGGG ATGAACATCTGCCGTCAGTGCTTCCGTGAGAAGTCCTCTGACATCGGTTTCCACAAGGTTGGTttttcaccatcacccacatGCATATTTCCAGCACCAGTACCACAAATCACACATTATATCCGAAATGGCAATTGGCATGGCGAGGAGCGATatcgaaagagaagaaagagaaggggcTTTGCGACAAACGAAGAATTGAAACATCGGAATGGAATGAAACGAAATGCCACTACGACAACGACAGCCAAAAACTACAATCTACGCCACACACAAAACCAGACCAAGAAAAGAATCCTAACTAACATCCCATTTCACCTCAAACAGTACCGTTAA
- a CDS encoding 40S ribosomal protein eS10 (COG:J;~EggNog:ENOG410PNYK;~InterPro:IPR005326,IPR037447,IPR036388;~PFAM:PF03501): MMLIPKEDRKKIHEYLFREGVLVAKKDFNLPKHGDIDTKNLYVIKACQSLTSRGFVKTQFSWQYYYYTLTPEGLDYLREWLHLPAEVVPATHIKQQRSHAPPRGMMGGEERERRPRAPREGGYRRREQENKEGGAPGEFAPSFRGGFGRGRGAPSS, translated from the exons ATGAT GCTTATCCCCAAGGAAGACCGCAAGAAGATCCACGAGTACCTCTTCCGCG AGGGTGTGCTCGTGGCCAAGAAGGACTTCAACCTTCCCAAGCATGGCGACATTGACACCAAGAACCTCTACGTGATCAAGGCCTGCCAGTCCCTGACCTCCCGCGGTTTCGTCAAGACCCAGTTCTCGTggcagtactactactacacccTCACCCCCGAG GGTCTTGACTACCTCCGTGAGTGGCTCCACCTCCCCGCTGAGGTTGTCCCCGCCACCCACATCAAGCAGCAGCGTTCCCACGCTCCCCCTCGTGGCATGATGGGCGGTGAGGAGCGTGAGCGTCGTCCCCGTGCTCCTCGTGAGGGTGGCTACCGCCGCCGCGAGCAGGAGAACAAGGAGGGCGGTGCCCCCGGCGAGTTCGCTCCCAGCTTCCGTGGTGGATTCggccgtggccgtggtgCTCCCTCCTCCTAA
- the rbd2 gene encoding rhomboid protease family protein RBD2 (COG:T;~EggNog:ENOG410PH0G;~InterPro:IPR022764,IPR035952;~MEROPS:MER0034660;~PFAM:PF01694;~TransMembrane:6 (i20-41o73-92i104-122o128-145i166-183o189-210i);~go_component: GO:0016021 - integral component of membrane [Evidence IEA];~go_function: GO:0004252 - serine-type endopeptidase activity [Evidence IEA]) yields the protein MATPAALPPLPFNPSRVRSYVLRLPLFTRLVLLAIIVFWLLELQTIWSVVQWGSVIPEEVGFGTMYRLNTYPFIHLGFFHAFLNILALTPLLERFEAEHGTLTAVALFIGPLSTLPAGIYILIEKFVLHRNTAVVGSSIWVFLLLGSEAIRTFKSNPYFSLGSTKIPTWTSPLFACALVSILVPNTSFLGHLCAILVGYLLGLGVLKIFVPPEKVLRWIEGKLNLLGRLPHYVSADQKTYGRYGVLPTTTTGGERGTPMSFLGSSQRLGP from the exons ATGGCCACTCCCGCTGCCCTTCCGCCGCTACCCTTCAACCCGTCGAGGGTACGATCTTACGTCCTCCGCCTACCGCTTTTCACTCGGCTCGTGCTTCTAGCGATTATTGTATTCTGGCTGCTGGAGCTTCAGACAATCTGGAGTGTGGTACAATGGGGCTCCGTGATACCAGAGGAGGTTGGATTCGGCACTA TGTACCGTCTTAACACCTACCCTTTCATCCACTTGGGATTCTTCCATGCCTTCTTGAATATACTGGCGCTCACGCCCTTGTTGGAGCGCTTTGAGGCCGAGCATGGCACATTGACCGCTGTTGCGCTGTTCATTGGGC CCCTTTCTACGCTCCCTGCAGGCATTTATATTCTGATTGAGAAGTTTGTTTTGCATAGGAATACTGCGGTCGTGGGTTCAAG TATCTgggtcttccttctcctgggcTCCGAGGCCATTCGGACCTTCAAGTCAAACCCCTACTTCAG TCTCGGGTCGACCAAGATTCCCACGTGGACCTCGCCCCTGTTCGCTTGCGCTCTTGTCTCGATTCTTGTGCCGAATACCAGTTTTCTTGGCCATCTATGCGCCATCCTGGTTGGATACTTGC TCGGCCTTGGGGTCCTCAAGATTTTCGTTCCCCCGGAGAAGGTTTTGAGATGGATTGAGGGCAAGCTTAACCTACTCGGAAGACTGCCACACTACGTCTCAGCGGATCAGAAGACGTACGGCCGTTATGGTGTTCTTCCTACAACTACCACCGGCGGAGAAAGGGGAACCCCGATGAGCTTCCTCGGCTCATCGCAACGCCTTGGTCCGTGA
- a CDS encoding dienelactone hydrolase family protein (COG:Q;~EggNog:ENOG410PPKF;~InterPro:IPR002925,IPR029058;~PFAM:PF01738;~go_function: GO:0016787 - hydrolase activity [Evidence IEA]), translating into MASNPPGACCAQGFKHEGTPVGEVKKINNIDTYIVYPKDNKTPEKAVLFLSDIFGLFNNAKLLADEFANNGYLCVLPDLFSGDAVDPVAMESGKFDIGAWFPNHQPANVDPIVESTIKYIKGDLGVKRIGAVGYCFGAKYVCRFMKDGQVDVGFNAHPSFVTHEELGAIQGPLSIAAAQIDNIFTTQLRHESEETLIKTGKPWQINLYSGVSHGFAVRADLSVPHFKWSKEQAFCQAVNWFKQYL; encoded by the exons ATGGCCTCTAACCCTCCCGGAGCTTGCTGTGCCCAGGGCTTCAAGCACGAAGGCACCCCTGTCGGTGaagtcaagaagatcaacaaca TCGACACCTACATTGTCTACCCCAAGGACAACAAGACCCCCGAGAAGGCTGTCCTCTTCCTGAGCGACATCTTCGGTCTCTTCAACAACGCCAAGCTCCTCGCCGATGAGTTCGCCAACAATGGATACCTGTGTGTCCTCCCCGACCTTTTCAGCGGCGACGCCGTCGACCCCGTCGCCATGGAGTCCGGCAAGTTCGACATTGGTGCCTGGTTCCCCAACCACCAGCCCGCCAACGTCGACCCCATCGTTGAGTCGACCATCAAGTACATCAAGGGAGACTTGGGTGTTAAGCGCATCGGCGCTGTCGGTTACTGCTTCGGTGCCAAG TACGTCTGCCGCTTCATGAAGGACGGCCAGGTCGATGTTGGTTTCAACGCCCACCCCTCTTTCGTCACCCACGAGGAGCTTGGTGCCATCCAGGGCCCTCTGTCCATTGCTGCTGCCC AAATCgacaacatcttcaccacccagcTCCGTCACGAGTCTGAGGAGACCCTCATCAAGACTGGCAAGCCCTGGCAGATCAACCTGTACAGCGGTGTCTCCCACGGCTTCGCTGTCCGCGCTGATTTGAGCGTCCCCCACTTCAAGTGGTCCAAGGAGCAGGCTTTCTGCCAGGCCGTCAACTGGTTCAAGCAGTACCTGTAA
- a CDS encoding Ytp1 family protein (COG:S;~EggNog:ENOG410PG2I;~InterPro:IPR018827,IPR018825;~PFAM:PF10355,PF10348;~SECRETED:SignalP(1-22);~TransMembrane:11 (n8-17c22/23o70-92i104-121o136-157i283-302o322-343i364-383o395-414i452-469o489-506i518-542o554-576i)): protein MWQRASRAAFAAAFLLASVANALPHGDDEAMDMDMGMDMSHSESTQESSTEADDDSPMSYFAYGKHGTAIAVHIGLMILAWCFILPTAVMFSVARSRFALPSQFLFLVCNAVGLLIGIIYNSQTPDLYENNAHHKIGWIATWVMSAQVIMSLIFAYAGRGESESTSYERAAFLPVSTDEMESPQMYSGGIRHSYRWSRDSGQGTERNSSSLHSRPGSPSCASPSDEYDGFEKPEDPLPEHSSQPRGWFRIPFADRFLASRVPRMVSARALRIISTIYAVIDRIILPFGFVAIATGGVTYGGLMRGKEVFNGLAHFIKGGIFFWYGLLTLGRMLGCWADLGWAWNVKPSSPIVGKWKAKIPTGEFTESFVIFLYGATNVFLEHLTSWGGAWTATDLEHVSISIMFFGGGLCGMLFESKRVKGWLNSTVLQYPSHMSAHTSTDTAWQLPDTQGVSLNPMPALVILLLGMMMGSHHQDSMVSTMVHKQWGNLLVGFALARGMTYVIMYLKPPTSYLPSRPPTEIVAAFCLISGGLVFMLSTRSVIQTLEYYDLDAMFVFTVTMGLTAFIMSCEILSIALKAWAVKRESRPALPPFQFPASA from the exons ATGTGGCAGAGAGCTTCCCGTGCCGCATTTGCGGCAGCTTTCCTTCTCGCCTCCGTTGCGAATGCGCTTCCCcacggagatgatgaagcgaTGGATATGGACATGGGTATGGACATGAGTCACAGCGAGTCCACCCAGGAATCGTCTACAGAAGCAGATGACGATTCCCCCATGAGCTACTTCGCGTATGGGAAACACGGCACCGCGATCGCGGTTCACATCGGTCTGATGATTCTCGCATGGTGCTTCATTCTGCCAACAG CGGTCATGTTCAGTGTCGCACGGTCACGTTTCGCATTGCCGTCGCAATTCCTTTTCTTGGTATGCAACGCGGTGGGATTGCTCATTGGAATCATCTACAACAGCCAGACCCCCGATTTGTATGAGAACAACGCTCATCACAAGATTGGCTGGATCGCAACCTGGGTCATGAGCGCGCAGGTCATCATGTCATTGATCTTTGCCTATGCTGGCAGAGGCGAGTCGGAGTCGACTTCTTATGAACGGGCAGCGTTCCTTCCCGTTTCTACCGATGAGATGGAGAGCCCCCAGATGTACTCTGGTGGTATCCGCCATTCGTACCGCTGGTCGCGCGACAGTGGACAGGGCACGGAGAGaaactcctcttccctccacaGTCGCCCTGGGTCGCCTTCTTGTGCATCGCCTTCGGATGAGTATGACGGTTTCGAAAAGCCCGAGGATCCGCTCCCCGAACACTCGTCCCAACCGCGCGGTTGGTTCCGCATCCCCTTCGCCGACCGATTCCTTGCCAGTCGTGTACCTCGTATGGTCTCTGCTCGGGCGCTTCGCATTATCTCGACCATCTATGCTGTTATCGACAGAATCATCTTGCCCTTTGGCTTCGTGGCTATCGCGACCGGTGGCGTGACTTATGGTGGCCTTATG AGAGGCAAGGAGGTCTTCAATGGTCTTGCCCACTTTATCAAAGGAGGTATCTTTTTCTGGTATGGTCTTCTGACTCTGGGACGTATGCTCGGCTGCTGGGCCGACCTGGGCTGGGCCTGGAACGTGAAGCCGTCCAGTCCCATTGTCGGTAAATGGAAGGCCAAGATCCCTACGGGTGAATTCACTGAATCGTTTGTGATCTTCCTCTACGGTGCCACCAACGTTTTCTTGGAGCATCTCACCAGTTGGGGTGGCGCATGGACTGCCACTGACCTTGAGCATGtgtccatctccatcatgttCTTCGGTGGCGGTCTTTGTGGTATGCTTTTCGAGTCGAAGCGCGTCAAAGGCTGGTTGAACAGCACGGTTCTCCAATACCCCTCTCATATGAGTGCGCACACGTCGACAGATACCGCATGGCAGCTTCCTGACACCCAGGGCGTGTCACTTAACCCCATGCCTGCGCTGGTCATCCTTCTGTTGGGTATGATGATGGGCTCGCACCACCAGGATAGTATGGTATCGACCATGGTGCACAAGCAGTGGGGTAACCTCCTGGTCGGATTTGCACTGGCTCGTGGTATGACCTATGTCATCATGTACCTCAAGCCCCCGACCTCCTACCTTCCATCTCGCCCGCCAACCGAGATCGTCGCTGCTTTCTGCTTGATCTCGGGTGGTTTGGTCTTCATGCTTAGT ACCCGGAGCGTGATTCAAACCCTGGAGTACTATGACCTTGACGCGATGTTTGTGTTCACAGTTACTATGGGACTGACCGCCTTCATCATGTCGTGCGAAATTCTCTCCATTGCCCTGAAGGCCTGGGCGGTGAAGCGGGAGTCGCGCCCTGCGCTGCCGCCTTTCCAGTTCCCGGCCTCCGCCTGA
- the DAM1 gene encoding DASH complex subunit DAM1 (BUSCO:EOG09265J36;~COG:D;~EggNog:ENOG410PPUU;~InterPro:IPR013962;~PFAM:PF08653;~go_component: GO:0042729 - DASH complex [Evidence IEA];~go_component: GO:0072686 - mitotic spindle [Evidence IEA];~go_process: GO:0008608 - attachment of spindle microtubules to kinetochore [Evidence IEA]) — protein MDAFARSSSRPRPSSRPTTPLRPSSRSSIREAHGYGSSIGMAGYTQPAINALEPQFAELADSMADLEANFMHLQLMHESLTRFSESFASFLYGLNMNAFCVDFPEAPIPESFRRAKQAEAQSEAEAEQLKATTEAEMTFMTTDTSFIEHPSSTVPSKPSAKIPAPSRGTTRGSTRGSTSSRYATRGANRGARPSALPRGRGLR, from the exons ATGGATGCTTTTGCCCGCTCATCGTCTCGCCCACGCCCCTCGTCGCGACCTACGACTCCCTTAAGACCCAGTTCCCGGTCATCGATCCGCGAAGCTCATGGCTATGGCAGCAGTATTGGTATGGCAGGCTACACCCAGCCTGCCATCAATGCCTTGGAACCCCAGTTTGCAGAGCTTGCAGACTCCATGGCCGACCTCGAGGCCAACTTCATGCACCTTCAGCTGATGCACGAAAGTTTGACTCGGTTCAGTGAGAGCTTTGCCAGTTTCCTCTATGGATTGAACATGAACGCCTTCTGTGTGGACTTTCCGGAG GCGCCCATTCCAGAGTCTTTCCGGAGAGCCAAGCAAGCAGAGGCACAGAGTG AAGCCGAAGCAGAACAGCTGAAAGCGACCACTGAAGCGGAGATGACATTCAT GACTACGGACACTTCTTTCATCGAACATCCTTCGAGCACCGTTCCCTCCAAACCTTCGGCCAAAATCCCGGCCCCGTCGCGTGGCACCACCAGAGGATCCACGCGTGGTTCGACAAGCAGTCGTTATGCGACACGGGGCGCCAATCGCGGCGCCCGTCCAAGCGCATTGCCCCGCGGACGAGGATTGCGGTGA